One Aegilops tauschii subsp. strangulata cultivar AL8/78 chromosome 7, Aet v6.0, whole genome shotgun sequence genomic window carries:
- the LOC109761122 gene encoding probable receptor-like protein kinase At4g39110 → MVRRGALPLALLAVLATLTAVAGQGKPVTDNGSGGGAGPAKFTPKDAFYIDCGGTAAADTKDGKSFKTDAEANSLLSARDNIKVADDKADVPSHLYRSARVFKEEAVYNFPLTAPGWHFIRLYFFPIKSGEADLAAATFDVSTAVNVLLHGFTPEAKAVMKEYIVNATENKLELKFTPQSGSAFINAIEVVNAPDELISKTALTVSPLAETSGLSEAAYQVVCRLNVGGPPIGPVNDTLGRQWEDDEKYLNPKEAGTEVSVPTSAIKYPDAFPATKLVAPTAVYATARHMAESGVANQNFNVSWKVDVDPSFDYLVRLLFADIISTSANDLYFNVYINGRKAISALDLSTITGDLAAPYYKDFVVNSSVNTDGHIIIDVGPLGQDTGRNDALLNGAEVLKMSNSVGSLDGEYGVDGRMVDDGSGTRKVVAAVGFAMMFGAFAGLGCMVVKWHRRPQDWERRNSFSSWLLPIHTGQSFSNGKSKSGYTFSSTAGLGHFFTFAEMSEATKNFDESAIIGVGGFGNVYVGEINDPDEEGSRIKVAIKRGNPSSEQGINEFNTEIQMLSKLRHRHLVSLIGYCDEGEEMILVYEFMQHGPFRDHIYGGPEGLPTLSWKQRLEICIGAARGLHYLHTGTAHGIIHRDVKTTNILLDDKFVAKVADFGLSKDGPGMNQLHVSTAVKGSFGYLDPEYFRCQQLTDKSDVYSFGVVLLETLCARAPIDPQLPREQVSLAEWGLQWKRKGLIEKIMDPNLNGKVNPESLAKFAETAEKCLCEFGSDRLSMGDVLWNLEYALQLQEANPPEGATDADDADASIVSSASGVTTVPDQSTTSANELFAQLADMKGR, encoded by the coding sequence ATGGTGCGCCGCGGGGCGCTCCCGCTTGCGCTGCTGGCCGTGCTCGCGACGCTGACGGCCGTGGCGGGGCAGGGGAAGCCGGTCACGGACAAcggctcgggcggcggggcggggccaGCCAAGTTCACGCCCAAGGACGCCTTCTACATCGACTGCGGCGGCACGGCCGCCGCCGACACCAAGGACGGCAAGTCCTTCAAGACCGACGCGGAGGCCAACAGCCTGCTCTCCGCCAGGGACAACATCAAGGTCGCCGACGACAAGGCCGACGTGCCGTCGCACCTCTACCGCTCCGCGCGGGTCTTCAAGGAGGAGGCCGTCTACAACTTCCCGCTCACGGCCCCCGGCTGGCACTTCATCCGGCTCTACTTCTTCCCCATCAAGAGCGGGGAGGCCGACCTCGCGGCGGCCACGTTCGACGTGAGCACCGCCGTCAACGTCCTTCTCCATGGCTTCACCCCCGAGGCGAAGGCGGTCATGAAGGAGTACATCGTAAACGCCACGGAGAACAAGCTCGAGCTCAAGTTCACCCCGCAGTCGGGCTCGGCGTTCATCAACGCCATCGAGGTCGTCAACGCCCCCGACGAGCTCATCAGTAAGACGGCCCTGACGGTGTCGCCGCTAGCCGAGACAAGCGGGTTGTCAGAGGCTGCGTACCAGGTGGTGTGCCGGCTCAACGTCGGTGGCCCGCCCATCGGCCCCGTGAACGACACGCTCGGCCGGCAGTGGGAGGACGACGAGAAGTACCTGAACCCCAAGGAGGCCGGGACGGAGGTGTCGGTGCCGACGAGCGCGATCAAGTACCCCGACGCGTTCCCGGCGACCAAGCTCGTGGCACCCACGGCGGTGTATGCGACCGCCCGCCACATGGCTGAATCCGGCGTCGCGAACCAGAACTTCAACGTGTCGTGGAAGGTGGACGTGGACCCGTCGTTCGACTATCTCGTCCGCCTCTTATTCGCCGACATTATAAGCACGTCCGCCAACGACCTCTACTTCAACGTGTACATCAACGGCCGCAAGGCCATCTCCGCCCTGGACCTCTCCACCATCACCGGCGACCTGGCCGCGCCCTACTACAAGGACTTCGTGGTGAACTCGTCGGTCAATACCGATGGCCACATTATCATCGACGTCGGGCCGCTAGGGCAGGACACGGGCCGCAACGACGCGCTGCTCAACGGCGCGGAGGTGCTCAAGATGAGCAACTCGGTGGGCAGCCTGGACGGCGAGTACGGCGTGGACGGCCGGATGGTGGATGACGGCAGCGGCACCCGCAAAGTGGTGGCGGCCGTGGGGTTCGCCATGATGTTCGGCGCCTTCGCCGGCCTGGGATGCATGGTGGTGAAGTGGCACCGGCGGCCGCAGGACTGGGAGCGGCGCAACAGCTTCTCGTCGTGGCTGCTGCCCATCCACACGGGCCAGTCCTTCAGCAACGGCAAGTCCAAGAGCGGCTACACCTTCTCCTCCACCGCGGGGCTGGGCCACTTCTTCACCTTCGCGGAGATGTCAGAGGCGACCAAGAACTTCGACGAGAGCGCCATCATCGGCGTGGGAGGGTTCGGCAACGTGTACGTGGGCGAGATCAACGACCCCGATGAGGAGGGGTCCAGGATCAAGGTGGCCATCAAGCGCGGGAACCCGTCGTCGGAGCAGGGCATCAACGAGTTCAACACCGAGATCCAGATGCTGTCCAAGCTCCGGCACCGCCACCTCGTGTCCCTCATCGGCTActgcgacgagggcgaggagatGATCCTCGTCTACGAGTTCATGCAGCACGGGCCCTTCCGCGACCACATCTACGGCGGCCCCGAGGGCCTGCCCACGCTCTCCTGGAAGCAGCGCCTCGAGATCTGCATCGGCGCCGCCAGGGGCCTCCACTACCTCCACACCGGCACCGCGCATGGGATCATCCACCGCGACGTCAAGACCACCAACATCCTCCTCGACGACAAGTTCGTCGCCAAGGTGGCCGACTTCGGCCTCTCCAAGGACGGCCCCGGCATGAACCAGCTGCACGTCAGCACCGCCGTCAAGGGCAGCTTCGGGTACCTCGACCCGGAGTACTTCCGGTGCCAGCAGCTGACCGACAAGTCCGACGTCTACTCCTTCGGGGTGGTGCTGCTGGAGACGCTGTGCGCGCGGGCGCCCATCGACCCGCAGCTGCCGCGCGAGCAGGTCAGCCTCGCCGAGTGGGGCCTGCAGTGGAAGCGCAAGGGCCTCATCGAGAAGATCATGGACCCCAACCTCAACGGCAAGGTCAACCCGGAGTCGCTCGCCAAGTTCGCCGAGACCGCCGAGAAGTGCCTCTGCGAGTTCGGCAGCGACCGCCTCTCCATGGGCGACGTGCTCTGGAACCTCGAGTACGCGCTGCAGCTGCAGGAGGCCAACCCGCCCGAGGGCGCCACCGACGCCGACGACGCCGACGCCTCCATCGTCTCATCCGCCAGCGGCGTCACCACCGTGCCCGACCAGTCCACCACCTCCGCCAACGAGCTCTTCGCGCAGCTCGCCGACATGAAGGGGAGATGA